TGAGAGGATCTATATAGATGGAAATACAGGTATAATATTAAAATATGAAAAATAATATTTTTATAGAATCTTACTGAAATAGATCATCTCTTACAGTATTTATTTGCAACGGCTTTCCTGAGTAGTCTACGTATATGTTCTTTATTTTAAGGTACTCAAGTATGCCGTATCTGCTTCCTTCCCCTGCTTGACCAGTAAGCCTGAAACCTGTGTGGTATCCTTGCGATGCCTCTGGGCCTGGCATGTTTATGTAGAGTTCGCCAAACCTTATGCGTTCTGCGGCTTCGAATATAAGGTTCGGATCTTTAGTAAACAAGTACGATGCAAGCCCGTACTTGGAATCATTGGCAAGGCTGTACATTTCCTCTACGTCAGACACCTTTCTTGCGCCTATTACTGGTGCAAATATCTCCTCCTGGAATATCTTTGATTTCTGATCGACATTGTCAATTATCGTAGGCAGGAAGAAGTATCCATTCTTGTATGGACCAGAAAGATCGGGTTTGGATCCGCCATATAGTATGCGTGCACCGCTTTCTTTAGCCTCTTCAACGACCTCTTCTGTTCCCTTCAATGCAGTAGTATTTATCAACGGGCCCATGTCTGCCCTTGACGGGTCGCCGACTACAATCTTCTTGCTCAGTTCCACGAACTTGTTAATGAACGTGTCGTATATATCCTCGTGTACGTAGAGCCTTTCCGCCGCTATGCAGGACTGGCCGGCGTTCCAGTACTTTGCCCAGAGCAGGGTTTTAAGCGCATTGTTTATGTCGGCGTCCTTCCAAACCATAAAGGGGGCCTTTCCTCCCAATTCGAGCATAAGTTTTGCCATGTTAGCAGAAGCTTTCTGCATTATCCTTTGGCCGGTGCTGGTAGAGCCAGTCATGGTGATTAATGCAACTTTCTTATGCTCTACTATATAATCACCGATAACCGAACCCCTGCCTGTTATATAATTGAGAGCGCCCTTTGGAACGCCAGCCTGGATAAACTTTTTCACTATCCATTCAGCGCTTCCTGGTGTATCACTGCTTGGCTTCAATATGACCGTATTGCCTGTGAGGAGTGCCGGAGCAAGCTTCCTCGCAACCATACCTGCTGGGAAATTCCACGGAGTAAGGGCAACTACAGTACCGTACGGGACTTTATATTGGAATATCTTGCGGTGGTTAGTAGTCCCTTCAACGACCTCTCCGTTCAGCTTTCTGGCCCATTCCGCATAGTATTGCATTTGATCGAGCACACCATCGACTTCTTCAGCGGCTTCTTTAACAGGTTTTCCATTCTCTTGTATTATTATATTTTCAAGTTCCTTCCGGTTTTCCTCTATGAGCTCCTTCGCTTTGTATATGATTTTTGAACGCTCGACTGACCCAAGATCCATCCACTTTTGGAAGGCGTCCTCGGCTGCATCAAATGCTCTATCAACATCATCCCTTGATGCTGCTGCAAATTTCCCAATGACTTCGCCAGTAACCGGGTTGTATTTCGTTAAAGTATCACCATTGGACGAATCAACCCATTGTCCATCTATGTACAGTTTTCCATCCATGTTTAGGCTATTGCAATAAACTAATTTAAGATTTTTCTAATAACATATATATTAAATATATTGTAATAAAATAAAAGCAGCAATCTTTATACTCAATATCGAAACTGCGTTTGAATTTCCCTAATTCTAGTTGCGGTTTATAGTTCTTGTAATAGGCTAGTTTCTTAAAGAGAGCCTATGTTTCAATTATTTAAAGAAACATAGGCCAGCACCAGGGACAATGAACATTCAGGGTTTCATTCTGCTTAATCTTTTCGAATGCTTGTGGCTGAAAGTAAATAGAAAATCCATTTACATAGTATATAGATCTCATTCCGAGCAGATATTGCTTACTCTCTAGATTATGCCCTCCATCTCGAGATATTCCAGTGTACCATCCTTTTTCAGGATAGAGGTACCGATGAGATACCCTTGGAACTTTAGGTCAAGATTTTTTACATTATCTATAGATATACCGCTCTCAAGTATTCTAACTTCTCCGCTAAAATCTGGGATCTTTTCGTCCATTAAAAGATTTGTGAGATCTCTCCTGTTATAGCCAATCATTACGTTATCCCTTATATATTGCCTTTTCAAGGCATCTTGGTTATGGAACTCTTCCAACACATCCATACCCAGATCCGCTGCCCTCTCTACTATCCGCTTTATTGATTCGTAATCTAGGAAATCAAGTATAACTAGGACTGCATCACCTCCGGCATTGAATCCATAATCCACGAACTCACTATCAGGGACAAAGTCCTTTACTAGTATAGGTATGTTGTACCTATGGGCTACAACGACATCCTGGAAGGAACCATTAAAAAATGAAGGTTCTGTAAGTATGCTTAAGCCTGCTATTCTGTGTTCCATTACGTACGATAGATAGTCTTCGATGGAATAATCCACCTTTAAACCTGATGGAGATCTCCTTTTATATTCCGCTATAACGCCCCTTTTCCCGGATCTATTAAGTTCGATTATCCTTTCCTTTAAACTTATTATGCCTCGCCTTCTTGAATAAGGAAAGCTCCTAAGTTTATTCGATTTGTAAACACTATCGTAATTCATAACATCACAAAATTTTTGAGGATCTGTTTTCCAACTGAAGTAAAATAGCTCTCCGGATGGAACTGAATACCGTATATCCTACCATCTACAGAATGGAATCCCATTATATTTCCGTCTGTTTCCGACACGGCATCTACCTCTATGTTCTTATTTGGGCTTATGACCAGGGAATGATATCTGATCGCGTCAAACGAATCTGGTATCCCTAAGTACAAACTGCTTCCGTTGTGCTTTATCCGGTCTATTTCACCATGGTAAGGCCTTCTAGCAACTGAAATCTGCGAGCCTAGATGATAGGCCAGCAGCTGATGACCAAAGCATATGCCAAGGACAGGGCCATCGAATTTATCGACCACATCTAATGTCCTGCCTCTATCCCTAGCGTTCAGTGGACTGCCTGGGCCAGGAGATATTATTATTTTGTCGTAGCCCGATGCATCAACTAATTTGTCATTCTCTACGACATCCACTTCTATGTTCATCTCTCTAAGGTAATAATAGAGGTTATAGACGAAAGAATCGTGATTATCGACGACCAACATCTTCATAGAACTGACCTCGCCTTGTTATATATCTCATTGACCTCAGAAGAGGGATCGGAATCCTTGACTATGCCTGCACCTGCACGCACCCTAAAACCATTTCCAGAAGAATAGGCCATGCGTATGGCAAGCCCCATATCAAATATACCTGAACCGACTATTCCTACAGCTCCGCCGTAAGGGCCCCTAGGCGTTTCTTCGAACTTGTCTATGATCTCAATAGCCCTCTCCTTTGGCGATCCCGTTACGGTGCCGGCAGGAAACATTGCCCTTAGAATGTCCACATAATTCTTGTTTGAGAACGTAGCCTTTACCTGGCTTACAAGGTGCTTTACACTTGAAAATTCCTCAATTTCCATCACCTTAGGAACTTCTAGGCTGCCAATGTCAGCAAATTTGCTTACATCGTTCCTAGCCAGGTCAAGAAGCATCCTATGCTCACATCTATCCTTTTCACTTCTATAGAGTGTATCGGAGCTAAATGAATGTGATATTGTCCCAGCGATAGGATCGACATAAATTCTGTTCCCTATAACCGTAAATATATTCTCCGGGGAACTTCCAACCACTTCGTACTTGCCGAACCTATAGTAAAAGACGTATCTTGACCGATCCTTCGTGAGGAATTCATGAATCTTTTCGTTAACATTTACGTTAGCCTCAAATTCCCGGGAAATTACTACCTGCAAAACTTCCCCGTTCCTTATTAGATTCACTATTTTCCTAATCTTTCCCTCCAACGCTTCATCCTTTAAGCTACCTGAGTTCTTCTTTTTAAAGGCAGAAGTACGCATTATTGGACGTTTTTCAATAGTTTCCGCATCCATAGATAGAAAGTATGGCCATCCAGAACTCTTAACCTTCGTATCGAAGATCTCGTTTACATAATCGTATGTTACTAGAATTGGCCTAAGAGCGCCATCGAATATCTTAGAAGGATCATTTTGGAAGGTATCTGATGCAAATACGTACTCATATCCATTTACCCTGTCAGGGAAAGAGGCAAAATATGCAAAATTACTATAGGTCCTAAACTCATCTATCTGATCAGCTAACATAATCCATCGCATCTCTAATTTTCTTGAAAAATGACATTACTTTGCCGGGATGTTTGATGCCTGGACTTGATTCCAGAGAACTGCTAACGTCTATAATCGAGGGTTTAGCTGCAATGATATTCTCAATATCCCGATCGCTTATGCCTCCCGCATAGCCTACATTCAAACCGAGTGGTGCTATCTGAGAAACAATCGATGAAACACCTTTCTTGTACTCTACTAGTATTATATCTGCTTCCCTATACGCATTGTACTTTATTTTGAGGTCTCTTATCCCATTAAAATTAATCACAGAGATAACCTTCCTTCCAAGCTCATGAATGGATCTTATTAGCTCAGGATCGTGATCAAAATGCAGTTGCACATAATCTTCGAACAATGGCGACGATAGCACGGTTTGTTCAGATGTGTAAACACCAGCTACGGTTATACCTGCTTCTGCTATTTCCCTTATTGTATTGTGTGACGCATGGCGAGGGCTCAGCTCATCAAGCACAACGCCCACAATAGATGCACCGAGTTCCGTTACCATAGCAGCATCTTCAAGCCTAGTTATGCCGCAAACCTTTATTTTCATGCATTATCGCCTCCAATTTTTCATAGGCCTGGCCAGATTTTATTGCTTCTAAAGCCAGACGATAGGCATCTTCATAGTTTCCAGCTTTCTTGTTCAAGATCAGCACAGGGGCTGTGTTGAGCGCTATGAACTTTGCTGCATCTTCAT
This genomic stretch from Thermoplasma volcanium GSS1 harbors:
- the trpC gene encoding indole-3-glycerol phosphate synthase TrpC, whose protein sequence is MNYDSVYKSNKLRSFPYSRRRGIISLKERIIELNRSGKRGVIAEYKRRSPSGLKVDYSIEDYLSYVMEHRIAGLSILTEPSFFNGSFQDVVVAHRYNIPILVKDFVPDSEFVDYGFNAGGDAVLVILDFLDYESIKRIVERAADLGMDVLEEFHNQDALKRQYIRDNVMIGYNRRDLTNLLMDEKIPDFSGEVRILESGISIDNVKNLDLKFQGYLIGTSILKKDGTLEYLEMEGII
- a CDS encoding phosphoribosylanthranilate isomerase encodes the protein MKIKVCGITRLEDAAMVTELGASIVGVVLDELSPRHASHNTIREIAEAGITVAGVYTSEQTVLSSPLFEDYVQLHFDHDPELIRSIHELGRKVISVINFNGIRDLKIKYNAYREADIILVEYKKGVSSIVSQIAPLGLNVGYAGGISDRDIENIIAAKPSIIDVSSSLESSPGIKHPGKVMSFFKKIRDAMDYVS
- a CDS encoding D-glyceraldehyde dehydrogenase, encoding MDGKLYIDGQWVDSSNGDTLTKYNPVTGEVIGKFAAASRDDVDRAFDAAEDAFQKWMDLGSVERSKIIYKAKELIEENRKELENIIIQENGKPVKEAAEEVDGVLDQMQYYAEWARKLNGEVVEGTTNHRKIFQYKVPYGTVVALTPWNFPAGMVARKLAPALLTGNTVILKPSSDTPGSAEWIVKKFIQAGVPKGALNYITGRGSVIGDYIVEHKKVALITMTGSTSTGQRIMQKASANMAKLMLELGGKAPFMVWKDADINNALKTLLWAKYWNAGQSCIAAERLYVHEDIYDTFINKFVELSKKIVVGDPSRADMGPLINTTALKGTEEVVEEAKESGARILYGGSKPDLSGPYKNGYFFLPTIIDNVDQKSKIFQEEIFAPVIGARKVSDVEEMYSLANDSKYGLASYLFTKDPNLIFEAAERIRFGELYINMPGPEASQGYHTGFRLTGQAGEGSRYGILEYLKIKNIYVDYSGKPLQINTVRDDLFQ
- a CDS encoding anthranilate synthase component II gives rise to the protein MKMLVVDNHDSFVYNLYYYLREMNIEVDVVENDKLVDASGYDKIIISPGPGSPLNARDRGRTLDVVDKFDGPVLGICFGHQLLAYHLGSQISVARRPYHGEIDRIKHNGSSLYLGIPDSFDAIRYHSLVISPNKNIEVDAVSETDGNIMGFHSVDGRIYGIQFHPESYFTSVGKQILKNFVML
- a CDS encoding anthranilate synthase component I; its protein translation is MLADQIDEFRTYSNFAYFASFPDRVNGYEYVFASDTFQNDPSKIFDGALRPILVTYDYVNEIFDTKVKSSGWPYFLSMDAETIEKRPIMRTSAFKKKNSGSLKDEALEGKIRKIVNLIRNGEVLQVVISREFEANVNVNEKIHEFLTKDRSRYVFYYRFGKYEVVGSSPENIFTVIGNRIYVDPIAGTISHSFSSDTLYRSEKDRCEHRMLLDLARNDVSKFADIGSLEVPKVMEIEEFSSVKHLVSQVKATFSNKNYVDILRAMFPAGTVTGSPKERAIEIIDKFEETPRGPYGGAVGIVGSGIFDMGLAIRMAYSSGNGFRVRAGAGIVKDSDPSSEVNEIYNKARSVL